The following are encoded in a window of Pyrenophora tritici-repentis strain M4 chromosome 6, whole genome shotgun sequence genomic DNA:
- a CDS encoding DUF3397 domain containing protein: protein MALTKHRIIVALLHILHIITTLVVLILAVYLLKHFPRGAFEPRLQGVNTPRAILLSAIDLLLMLPILGVSLSRHNKNFLGFFTFLLGVGWVVLFVYVLKDFTFGRFGLCESLPYALFNGRPDYARCKIKRVFSAFIGLAAVTNFLATICYCMWRVADEY, encoded by the exons ATGGCCCTCACAAAACATCGTATTATCGTGGCTTTGCTGCATATTTTGCACATCATCACAACTTTGGTCGTCCTCATCCTCGCTGTATACTTGCTTAAGCATTTCCCCCGCGGCGCCTTTGAGCCGAGGTTACAAGGTGTCAACACACCCCGGGCGATTCTATTG TCTGCCATCGACTTACTCTTAATGCTGCCGATCCTGGGGGTCTCCCTGAGCAGACACAACAAAAACTTCCTGGGCTTCTTCACTTTCTTACTAGGCGTTGGCTGGGTTGTTCTGTTCGTCTACGTGCTGAAAGACTTTACATTTGGCAGATTTGGCTTGTGCGAGAGTCTGCCATATGCTTTGTTCAACGGTCGCCCGGACTATGCCAGATGCAAGATCAAGAGGGTATTCAGCGCTTTCATTGGCTTAGCTGC CGTTACGAATTTCCTCGCCACGATTTGTTACTGTATGTGGCGTGTTGCGGATGAGTACTAA
- a CDS encoding DUF1446 multi-domain protein produces MFKDLMKSGKHINMGFPIAEVEADGIFNIAKEKDSGVGTCTSQLLYEIQGPLYYNCDVTADITDVQMEQISEDVVRVTGIKGLPPPPTTKIGITAPAGWQSIGPNTTRFTTLHFHANGTSPLNAPTQDASTVDFRIFAQTHDATLVRPDAPQAFNRWCLEVFLQCCPGLSLSNDLRQVVPKPYYEYWVTLLPQTELPLRVHALWEGGKTMDLAPPAVTKIYSKRQPSYETSNPVPLGQFGETVHAPLGYIVAGRSGDKASDCNCGFFVRHEDEWDWLRSFMTVERVKALLGENEYKGGEIERFELSGIRAVHFLLRDHLDRGYNASKTYDTLGKNAMEYMRAKTVDLPKKFLERGRI; encoded by the exons ATGTTCAAGGATTTGATGAAGAGTGGGAAACATATAAATATGGGGTTTCCCATTGCGGAGGTCGAGGCTGATGGGATTTTCAATATTGCAAAGGAGAAGGATAGTGGTG TAGGAACATGTACATCCCAACTCCTCTATGAAATCCAAGGCCCACTGTACTACAACTGCGACGTCACAGCCGACATCACTGACGTGCAAATGGAGCAAATCAGCGAAGACGTCGTGCGAGTGACAGGTATCAAAGGGCTGCCTCCGCCGCCGACTACGAAAATAGGAATTACGGCGCCGGCGGGGTGGCAGT CAATCGGCCCCAACACCACACGCTTCACAACCCTCCACTTCCACGCCAACGGCACCTCACCCCTCAACGCCCCCACCCAAGACGCCTCAACCGTCGACTTCCGCATATTCGCCCAAACCCACGACGCCACCCTCGTCCGTCCAGACGCCCCCCAAGCCTTCAACCGCTGGTGTCTAGAAGTCTTCCTGCAATGCTGTCCCGGCCTCTCGCTATCCAACGACCTCCGCCAAGTCGTGCCGAAACCGTACTACGAGTATTGGGTTACTTTACTCCCGCAAACGGAATTACCGCTACGCGTGCACGCGCTGTGGGAAGGGGGTAAGACGATGGATCTAGCGCCGCCGGCGGTGACGAAAATATACAGCAAACGGCAACCGTCCTACGAGACGAGTAACCCTGTTCCGCTGGGGCAGTTTGGAGAAACCGTTCATGCGCCCTTGGGGTATATTGTCGCGGGTCGCTCGGGGGATAAGGCGTCAGATTGTAATTGTGGGTTCTTTGTGAGACACGAGGATGAGTGGGATTGGTTGCGGAGTTTTATGACGGTTGAGAGGGTGAAGGCGTTGTTGGGCGAAAACGAGTATAAAGGTGGTGAGATTGAGAGGTTTGAGTTGAGTGGGATTCGGGCGGTGCATTTTTTGCTGAGGGATCATTTGGATCGGGGGTATAATGCTAGTAAGACGTATGATACGTTGGGCAAAA ATGCTATGGAGTATATGCGTGCGAAGACTGTGGATTTGCCAAAGAAGTTTTTGGAGAGGGGGAGGATTTAG